Part of the Labilibaculum antarcticum genome, CGCAATATTCAATGGGAAACTGTTGAATCTTTAAATCTTGGTGTTGATGCAGCTTTGTTTGATGCTCGAATGGAAGTTTCCTTTGATTGGTTTAATAAGGATACAAAAGACATGTTGCTTTCTGTACCAATTCCTTACTATTATGGATATGAATCAGGACCAGTTGTTAATGTTGGAGAGGCAAATAATAAAGGAATTGAAGTTTCCTTAAGTTGGAGAGATCAGGTTGGAAAAGATTTCAGTTACAACATCGGATTAAATGTATCAACTTATAAAAATGAGATGAAAAGTCTTGGTTCCGGACAGCCAATTACCGGAGGAAATTACTACTTGGGAAGTGCTACAAGAACCGAGGAAGGGGAATCTATTGGATACTTCTATGGATATAAAACCGATGGCGTGTTCCAGTTACAATCTGAAATTGATGAGTACGCAATTCAACAAGGTTCCGACAACTCAGGTCTTCAGCCTGGTGATATGAAGTTTGTAGATGTAACTGGTGATGGTGTTGTGGACGGCGATGATAGAACCAAACTTGGAAGTCCTGATCCTGATTATACTTACGGTATTAATTTAGGAGCTCAGTATAAAAATTGGGAAATTAGTGCTTTCATTCAAGGATCTAAAGGAAATGAGATTTTCAATGCGATGAAAACTCACCTTTATAAGTTTGATGAAACAAACAAGCATAAGGATATGTTGAATTCCTGGACTCCAACGAATACAAATACCAATATGCCAAGGCTTACTGGTTACGACAGGAATGACACAAATCGTACTTCTGATCGTTTTGTGGAGGATGGATCATACATGCGCTTGAAAAATCTTATGGTGGCATACAATTTCCCAAAACGTATGTTGAATAGGTTAAAGTTAAATTCGGCTAAATTGTATTTCTCTGGTCAAAACTTATGGACTGTTACTGACTATTCTGGTGCTGATCCTGAGATAGGGCAGGTATCTTCTACTAATTATTTAAGCCGTGGTGTTGATATTGGAACTTACCCTCAGGCGAAAACTTATGTTGTGGGTGTAAAACTTGGATTCTAAATCTACTAAAACATGAAAAGAATGAAAATATATATTAAATCAATTAGCAAATTGCTTTTGGTTTTGACTGCAAGTTTAGTCTTGACCAATTGTAGCGATGATTTTCTTGATCAAGATAAATTGGGACAGGAAACCTCTGACGTATATTTTAATAGTCAGGACAAAGCAGTGTCTTCATTGACTGCTGCTTATTCCGATATAAAAGATTATCGTTTTGGATGGTTTTTTTGGGCTTTTGGTGAAACCATGAGTGACAATGCAATCTACAGCGGAAGCGATGGTGACAATGCTGGGTTTGAACCATTAAAAACGTTTAATGGAACTGCCGACATGTTTCAGGTTCGATATAAATGGGATTTATGTTACCGTGGAATTAATAAATCGAGCCAGGCAATCGTAGGGATTGAGGGAATGGCTGATGAATTGTTTGAATCAGTGGCTTTCAAAAATCGTTTAATTTCAGAAGCGAAGGTTTTAAGAGCTTTTTATCATTTCGAATTGGTTCGTGCTTTTGGACGAATTCCAATATTAGACCATTTGATTAAAACTGCGGGAGAGAAAATTGGACAATCCGAGACCGCGGATGTCTATGCATTTATTATTTCCGAATTGGAAGCTGCAGAACCAAATTTGCCTGTTAAAAGTGCATATAGTGCTAGTGATTTAGGACGGGTAACCAAAGGTTTTGCACAAGGATTTTTAGCTAAGGTTAATCTTTATGCTGAAAATTTTGCGGATGCAAAAATTTGGGCTAAGAAAGTGATGGATTCTAATGAATATCAGCTGGATCCTGATTATGCTCATGTTTTTTCTTTTGATGGAGAAAATGGAATTGAATCTTTATTTGAAATTGATTTTATTGAATCGTTAACAGAGGCCGGAGCAACTACAAATAATGGGAACTTCCAAACTTTGTTCCAAATTCCAAGGAATATTACTTACGGTTACGGGATTAACCAGCCTACACAGGATTTGGCTGATGCTTATGATGCTGCTGGGGATGTTATTCGTAAGGCGGCCACCCTACTTACAACGGATGAGGTTTATGCCAATGAAATTTCTCAAGGTGTTTGGGATTGGTATAATTTACAAACCGATTCTCAAGTCGCTAATGATTCTTTAGATCAATGGAAGGCTAAGTTGACCTTCAACAGAACGGGTTATTATCAGCAGAAAATTTATGTAGGACCAGCTGATCGATCTCCTGAGATTCGTAATAATGCAAATAATACTCGTATTATGAGATATGCTGAAGTTCTTTTGACTTACTCTGAAGCATGTTACAGAACTACCGACGAAGGTAATGCACGGATAGCATTGAATCTTGTTCGGGATCGCGCAGGTTTGACAGCTCTTACAACTTCAGGAACTGCATTACTAGATGCAATTTATGCCGAGCGTCGTCTCGAATTGGCAGGGGAAAATGATCGTTACCACGAATTACTTCGCACGAATAGGGCTAATATCTTGCCGTTTTATTCGGAAGCGCATAAATATTGGCCTGTGCCGCAGGCTGAAATTGATAGAACCACAGGTGAAATCGAGCAAAATCCTGGATATTAATTCAGGTACTATGTAGTAGTAGTGTAACAGGGGTTCTTCGGAATCCCTGTTTTTTTTATGAGTAAAAGCTATGTCATTTTTTTACTGTCTCCGGATCACATTTGTTTTCTGGATAAATACTTATACAATTTACGATCAAAAGCCTGCTTAAAATCTCAGACTGGTCATACTCTTACTCTACTTCAAAACAAATCCACCATGTCAGGCTATAACTTGATTATAAATTTGAAAGAACTATTTAATAAGAGTATATTTTTTATTAAGCGGAACCGAACTGGATTTATATTTACGCCGATCAGTTCTCAAAGAACGAGGAACGGCGGGTACAAATGATCGTTCAGTGGGTACAAGTGATCAAACGGTGGGTACAAATGATCGTTCAGTGGGTACAAGTGATCAAACAGTGGGTACAAATGGACAAACGGCGGGTACAAATGAATAAACCATGGGTACAGAGGCTTGGTTAGCTTGAATGAGAACGAAATTTTTCTTCAAAACATCTGGTTGAAATTTTATTTTCTTTGAATTCTCCGGCAACAATTACCCTCCCATTAGCGATCTGAGATGGTGTCAGAACAAAATAAAAAATGCTCTGTTTGATTTTGGGCAAAATGGTAGATTGTTTCGAATAGCACCAGCGAAATTGGCCATTGCCTGCTAAAATCCAGGATATTAATTCAGGTACTATGAAGTAGCCGCGCAACAGGGGTTCTTCGGAATCCCTGTTTTTTTATAGGGTAAAAGCTATGTTTTTTTTTTACTATCTTCATCTAAAACCATCATAGTTCACAATCGAACACTCTCTGTATTAATAACGAACAATAAAATCTTTTTCTTTTTGAGAGTTTTGGTTTAGTTTTTGAATTTAAGAGAGATAGTGATTTTGGTATTTAATTTGAACACAAAACTCCTAATGATATGTATCAACCAATTCGGAATTATAAAATTATAATCTTCTTAGCCGCAATTAACTTATGGTCTTTGAATGCAAGTGCGCAAGAAAAGAAGGAGGAATTAGGTTCCGGGGCTTTTTCATCATACGATAAGGTATTTAATGGGAATGTAAAGGAGATAAATTTAGATGATTATGCTGATGGTCCGCATTTTTTTTGGCTCGATTCTACAATCGTAAAGTCATGGTATATTAATCATGAAAAAGAAGGGAATACAATTGATATTCGGGAAAAGAAAATAAAGGTTAAGGGAGATTCTGTTTTGGTTAAGGGGCAAAAAGGAGATTCAAATCGATATTGGCTTCGAAAAGGGAAATATCCAGTGCAAAGTGCTGAATACTCAGGTGTAAATAAGCTGTTAGCGATTGGTGATGTACATGGAGAATACGATGTTCTGGTTGAATTGCTTCAAAATTCAGGGGTTATTGATGAAAATTTGGATTGGAAATGGGGCGATGGACATCTGGTTTTTATAGGGGATATTTTTGATCGAGGTGATAAGGTGACTGAAAGTCTGTATTTAATAAAGAAATTACAGCGGCAGGCCAATGAAAATAAAGGGAAACTGCATTTATTGCTAGGGAATCATGAAGTAATGGTTTTGATGAACGATTCTCGATACATTGCCCCTAAGTATAAGAACATGTGTCAAAGATTAATGATGAATTACCCTAGGTTTTTTGCCGAAAACACGGAATTGGGTAAATGGTTGAGATCATTGAATTCTGTCGTGAAAATTAACGATATGCTATTTGTTCACGGTGGTTTGTCTCCGGATTTAGTTGATCGGGGACTTAGTATTGAACAGATAAATGATGACATAAGAAAAAGCTTAAATAAAGACAATGAGATGACACATGAGGAGTTGATGAAAGCCGTATACTTTCCTGAAAATCCGTTGTGGTATCGAGGTTATTTAATGAAATCAAGAAGTTATTCAATCATAAATACGGAGGAATTGAATAAGGTGTTGTCTTACTACAATACAAACCGAATTTTTTTCGGGCATACAGAGGTGGAGTCCATACGTTTTTTGCATGAAGGCAAAGTGGGTGCTATAAATGTTCCCATGGGATATTCCGAAATTAAACCACAGGTATTATTAGTTGAGGAGGGGAGATTTTACCGCTGTTTTATCGATGGAAGTAAAGAGTTAATTGAATAATGGTCCATTATAAACAATACAATGAATATATCGAACTTGTTTGTGTACGAGAATAATTTTAAAATGGACTTTGTTATTAGAGTCTTTTTAATCTCATTCCTTCTTGTTCAATCTGTTTCTGTTGTTGCAATATCAAGAAAAGAGAGAGATAGCTTGTTGCGCTTACCGTTGTTCAAAAATGATAAACTCCTTGAAATTGAATTAAAAACTAATTTATCCAATTTATTAAATGATATTGGAGAGGATCGGAAGTATCATAAATGTCAGTTTCGTCTTCTTGGAAATAATAAGGAATCCGAAAGTAATCTGGATGTCGAAGTAATGACCCGGGGGAATTTTCGAAGACGAAAACAAAACTGTGATTTTCCTCCATTGCGTTTTAAGATTCCTACCGAAGAAGTAACCGGAACCGAGTTCGAGGGACAAAGCAAATTAAAGTACGTGAGTCATTGTCAATCCAGGGATGATGGATTTGAACAGAATACAATAAAGGAATATCTTATTTACAAGATGTATAATTTGATAGATGACCATAGTTTCAGAGTTCGTTTGTCTCGTGTTTTATTTATTGATGCGCTCACAAACGATTCTCTTAAGAAATTTGGTTTCTTTCTTGAGGATAAAAATGACCTTGCTTCCCGAAACGGAAAAGTAATACTGCATTATAAAAATTTGAAGCAATACAATATGCTTCGAAAAAATATGGTAATGCTGTCTTTGTTTCAGTTGATGATTGGAAATTCCGACTGGGATGTTAGTCGACTGCACAATATTGATATTTTATCGATGGATGAACATAGTATTCCGGTTGCAGTTCCTTTCGATTTTGATTGGTCAGGAATTATCAATCAAGCTTATTTCACCTTGGATCCTCAAATAGCACCTGATGCAAAGTACAAACGAAAATATAAAGGATACAAGTGGAGAGATGAGGAGTTGGAAACTGCTTTTTCTGCTTTTAATGAATTAAAGGAATCATTTCTGAAATTGATTTCCCAATGCGAATATCTAAATGAGGAGAATAAAACTGGTTTAACTGAATATGTACTAGATTTTTATGAATTGATAAGCTCAAAAAAGGATATTAGAGATGTTATTCTGAAAAAATCGCCAAAAATTCCATCAAAGATATAAAAAATTGGATTTTTTTTGAAAAAGCTAAAATTTTAAGCGCAAACGATAAAAACAAGGGGCTGTCGTCCTGTTTTTATCGTTTTTTATTTAGCTTGGTGTGTTTATTTTCACTTGTGGAATTGCTAAAGTGATTTTTTTTATTCACATTTGTACTATTGCTAAAGGGGGTATTGAGTGAAAATTGAATACATTTTTTGCTGAGTACCCCTTTTTTCAATACGGATTAAGATATCAATAACTAAAATTTTTGTTTTTATGGCCACGATTAGATTTAAAGCGTTAGGGGAGTTACTTAAAAGGGAAGCTATTCCTGTTGTTTTCCCTTCAAATAAGGTGACTGATTATTACGGTGATCTAGTGTTTAATGCAGAGTCCATGAGAAAGTACCTTTCTAAAGATGCTTTTCGTGCTGTAACGACTGCTAATAAGAAAGGTTTGTCTGTAGATCCAAAAATGGCTGATAATATTGCTGCTGGGATGAAAGCTTGGTCGATGGAAAAAGGTGCAACTCATTATACTCACTGGTTTCAGCCATTAACAGATGGTACTGCAGAAAAACATGATGGTTTTATCGATTATGGTGATGGCGGTCATATTATTGAAAATTTTTCAGGTAAATTATTGGCTCAGCAAGAGCCAGATGCGTCTTCATTTCCTTCAGGGGGAATTCGTCAAACATTTGAAGCTCGTGGTTATACCGCTTGGGATGTATCGTCTCCGGCCTTTATTGTTGGTACAACACTTTGTATTCCTACTATATTTATTGCTTACACAGGAGAAGCTCTTGATTACAAGGCTCCCTTGTTAAAAGCCCTGACTGCTGTTGATGAAGCTGCTGTTGGTGTTTGTCAGTATTTCGATAAAAATGTAACTAAGGTTCATACTAACCTAGGATGGGAACAAGAGTATTTCCTTATTGATGAAGCTTTGTATCAAGCTCGTCCAGATCTTGTGCTAACGGGTCGTACCTTAATGGGACACTCATCTTCTAAAGATCAGCAATTGGACGATCACTATTTTGGATCTATTCCTGATCGTGTTACTGCTTTCATGATGGAATTGGAAGTTGAATGTCATAAATTAGGAATTCCTGCGAAAACTCGTCACAACGAGGTGGCTCCAAGTCAGTTCGAATTAGCTCCTATTTACGAAGAGGCTAACCTTGCAAATGATCACAATCAATTGTTGATGGATGTGATGAAAAGAGTTGCGCGTCGTCATAAATTCCATGTTCTTTTTCACGAAAAACCTTTCGCTGGAATTAATGGATCAGGGAAACACAATAACTGGTCTCTAGGAACAGATACAGGTGTCGTTCTTCTGGCTCCAGGTAAAAATCCTAAAGCCAATATCCAATTCCTTACCTTTGTGGTAAATACATTGATGGCTGTATTTAAGAATCAGGATTTGTTGCGTGCATCAATTCTTACAGCTTCGAACAGTCACCGTTTAGGTGCAAACGAGGCGCCTCCTTCAATCATTTCTGTTTTTCTTGGCGATGAAGTTTCAAGAATGTTAGATAGAATTGTTGAAGAAGTTGGCGAAAGGAAAATGACGCCAGATGAAAAGACTGCATTAAAATTAGGTATTGGTAGAATTCCTGAGATTATATTAGATAATACCGATCGTAACCGTACTTCTCCATTTGCATTTACCGGTAATCGTTTTGAGTTCCGTGCTGTTGGATCTTCAGTGAATAACGCTGCCGCAATGACTGCTTTAAGTGCCTCAGTTGCTGTTGAGTTAAAAGAATTTAAAATAGCTGTTGATACTTTGATTGAACAGGACATCAAGAAGGATGAGGCGATTTTCCAAGTTCTTAAGAAGATGATCATTGAGTGTAAGGCTATCCGTTTTAATGGTGATGGTTATTCGCAGGAATGGGTAGAAGAGGCTAAAAAGAGAGGTCTTTCAAATATAATGAGTGTTCCTGAGTCTTTATCTCAGTACCTTGCTCCTACTTCTAAAAAATCTTTAGTTGGAACTGGAGTGATGACAGAAGTAGAATTGGAAGCTCGTGTTGAAGTAGAATTGGAGAAATTTACTAAGAAAATTCAGATTGAAGCTCGTGTTCTTGGAGATCTAGCGATTAACCACATTGTACCAACGGCTGTTGCTTATCAAACTAAGCTGATTCAGAATGTTCAGGGATTAAAAAATCTATTCTCCAACAGCGAGTATGAAGAATTATCTTCTGCACGTCTTGAGTTGATTAAAGAAATTTCTGGTCATATTAGTTCAATTAAAGCGAAAGTAAAAGCAATGATTGAAGCACGTAAGGCTTGTAATGTGTTGGAAGAAGGAATTGAAATGGCTAAGGCTTACGATGAAAAAGTTCGTCCATATCTTGACGATATTCGTCAGCACATCGATAAGTTGGAGTTGGTCGTTGATAATGAAATGTGGCCTTTGCCAAAATATCGCGAATTGTTATTTAATAACTAATCGAGACAACAATAAAAATTGTAAAAGGATGTTCATTTATTTGAACATCCTTTTCTGTTTGATATAAGAATAAATTATCTCTCATAACAATCTATGGACCTCTAGAATAAAATAATTATTTTTATACCTTGTTAGTTCAAAAAATGAATTTTAAACTCAACTGATGAAGCTCTTTTCTAATATCTGTATCTTAATTATTCTTAGCATATTTGTTTCCTGTTCTGCACAATCCTATATTAATCGTGGCGATAAAATGGTGAAGTCCGGACGCTACTACAATGCGCAAGGCTTGTACGAAAAGGCTTATAAAAAGTCCAAGGATAGAGAAGCTAAGGCTGATATTGCCTTCAAGGCAGCTTCTTGTTACGATCAGGTAAATGAGGCACGTAGAGCTTCGTCATGGTATCGTAAAGCCATCTTAAATCGGGATACATTTTCAAATGCCGTTTTGAATCTGGCATATGCCGAAGTGAAAAATGGAAAAATAGAAGATGCGGAGGAAAATTTCTGGGAGTATCTGGATCTTAAGCCAGAAGCAAAGGCAGATAATGATCCTTCTGAAATTCTAAAAAGAATTAGTGAATGGGAAGAATATCCTGGAAGATATAAAGTTGAGATATTAAGTGATTTTAATTCTTCGAGTAGCGATTTTTGCCCGATTTACATGGGGAAGGATACGAATGTTGTCTTTTTTTCATCAACTAGAAAATTGAATGATAAGCCTAAAAAAGATGGTGTTACCGGAGATTTTCACTCTAATATTTTTGAATCTCATTATTCCAATGAAGTGATTCGGAAAAGTAGAAAGAGGAAAGGAAGAAAAGCAACATCACGAAAAGTAACTGTAGATACTTATCAGTGGAGTAAGGCACGTGGAGTTGGAGATACCATTAATACTGATTGGAACGAAGGTGCTGCATGTTTTTCTCCCGAAGCAGATGTGTTGTATTTTACTTCTTCCCGAAAAGTAACCAAAGAAAATCAGGGAACGAAGATATTTGTTGTGCAAAGACAAGAAGATGGTTGGGGACGTGTTGCCCAACTTGACTTGGTTCCGGATAGTTTATCGGTTGGGCATCCATCCATTTCAGCCGATGGTACCATCTTGTATTTTGTGTCGGATATGCCAGGAGGTTATGGTGGAAATGATATTTGGATGGCTAAGAAAAGTGGAAGTAGTTGGAGCGAACCACAAAATTTAGGTCGCCCAATTAATACCCCTGATGATGAATTGTTTCCATTTATTAAAAGTAATGGCGATTTGTATTTTGCATCCGATCGTAAAGAAGGAATGGGTGGTTTGGATATTTATCGCGCTAAGCGGGAAGAAACGGGTGTATGGCGGGTTGAAAACATGAAATACCCGATTAATTCTACAGCAGATGATTTTGCACTTGTTTTTAGATCAGATGAGGAAAAAGGAATGTTCACCTCTTCGAGAAAGAGAGGGAACGATGATATTTATGGGTTCAAGTATGTGCCGTTACAATTTTCATTATCAGGGAAAGTAGTGAATTCTGAAACGAATGAAGTTGTCTCTAAAGCAGAAATTCATATTGTTTCTTCGAATGGTGAGCAAACAGATAGTAGGTCTAATGTGGAAGGACAATTTAATATAGATCTTGATCCAGAACTGGAATATATTGTAATGGTTTCGGCGGAAGGATATTTAAACGGGAAAGAGCTGTTAAGTACTGTCGGGATAGATCTTAGTCGCAATTTTAAATCGACAATTGGATTAAAACCAATCGAAAAGCCAATTGAATTACCAAATATACTTTATGATTTTGGATCTTGGGAATTGAGAGATGAGTCAAAAACGGCATTGGATGTTCTGGTGGAGACATTAAATGATAATCCAAAAATTACTATTGAACTGGGATCGCATACCGATTATGTTGGAAGCGAGTCTACAAACCGTGATATTTCTCAGAAAAGAGCTCAGTCGGTTGTTGATTACCTGATCGAAAAAGGAATATATTGGGATCGATTAATAGCTCATGGTTACGGTGAATCTAAACCATTGACTGCTAATGCAGATAAAGCTAAAGAGTACGGATTTTTAACTGAGGGCGATGTGGTAAGCGAATCTTTTATCAGTAAACTGAGAGAAAAAGAGAAGGAAGAGGCTAATCAATTGAATCGAAGAACCGATTTTAGAGTTTTATCAACAGATTATGAGCCTGGACCAAATTCCAAAGTAAAGCCAGGTTCCGATTTTAGTCAGATTGGAAGTACACTAATAAAAGATTTATCAGAAATTAAAGGTGTTTTTTATACCATTCAGATAGGAGCATTTAATAAAAATACGATTCCGCCAA contains:
- a CDS encoding RagB/SusD family nutrient uptake outer membrane protein, with amino-acid sequence MKIYIKSISKLLLVLTASLVLTNCSDDFLDQDKLGQETSDVYFNSQDKAVSSLTAAYSDIKDYRFGWFFWAFGETMSDNAIYSGSDGDNAGFEPLKTFNGTADMFQVRYKWDLCYRGINKSSQAIVGIEGMADELFESVAFKNRLISEAKVLRAFYHFELVRAFGRIPILDHLIKTAGEKIGQSETADVYAFIISELEAAEPNLPVKSAYSASDLGRVTKGFAQGFLAKVNLYAENFADAKIWAKKVMDSNEYQLDPDYAHVFSFDGENGIESLFEIDFIESLTEAGATTNNGNFQTLFQIPRNITYGYGINQPTQDLADAYDAAGDVIRKAATLLTTDEVYANEISQGVWDWYNLQTDSQVANDSLDQWKAKLTFNRTGYYQQKIYVGPADRSPEIRNNANNTRIMRYAEVLLTYSEACYRTTDEGNARIALNLVRDRAGLTALTTSGTALLDAIYAERRLELAGENDRYHELLRTNRANILPFYSEAHKYWPVPQAEIDRTTGEIEQNPGY
- a CDS encoding glutamine synthetase III family protein, whose amino-acid sequence is MATIRFKALGELLKREAIPVVFPSNKVTDYYGDLVFNAESMRKYLSKDAFRAVTTANKKGLSVDPKMADNIAAGMKAWSMEKGATHYTHWFQPLTDGTAEKHDGFIDYGDGGHIIENFSGKLLAQQEPDASSFPSGGIRQTFEARGYTAWDVSSPAFIVGTTLCIPTIFIAYTGEALDYKAPLLKALTAVDEAAVGVCQYFDKNVTKVHTNLGWEQEYFLIDEALYQARPDLVLTGRTLMGHSSSKDQQLDDHYFGSIPDRVTAFMMELEVECHKLGIPAKTRHNEVAPSQFELAPIYEEANLANDHNQLLMDVMKRVARRHKFHVLFHEKPFAGINGSGKHNNWSLGTDTGVVLLAPGKNPKANIQFLTFVVNTLMAVFKNQDLLRASILTASNSHRLGANEAPPSIISVFLGDEVSRMLDRIVEEVGERKMTPDEKTALKLGIGRIPEIILDNTDRNRTSPFAFTGNRFEFRAVGSSVNNAAAMTALSASVAVELKEFKIAVDTLIEQDIKKDEAIFQVLKKMIIECKAIRFNGDGYSQEWVEEAKKRGLSNIMSVPESLSQYLAPTSKKSLVGTGVMTEVELEARVEVELEKFTKKIQIEARVLGDLAINHIVPTAVAYQTKLIQNVQGLKNLFSNSEYEELSSARLELIKEISGHISSIKAKVKAMIEARKACNVLEEGIEMAKAYDEKVRPYLDDIRQHIDKLELVVDNEMWPLPKYRELLFNN
- the porE gene encoding PorE family type IX secretion system protein, translated to MKLFSNICILIILSIFVSCSAQSYINRGDKMVKSGRYYNAQGLYEKAYKKSKDREAKADIAFKAASCYDQVNEARRASSWYRKAILNRDTFSNAVLNLAYAEVKNGKIEDAEENFWEYLDLKPEAKADNDPSEILKRISEWEEYPGRYKVEILSDFNSSSSDFCPIYMGKDTNVVFFSSTRKLNDKPKKDGVTGDFHSNIFESHYSNEVIRKSRKRKGRKATSRKVTVDTYQWSKARGVGDTINTDWNEGAACFSPEADVLYFTSSRKVTKENQGTKIFVVQRQEDGWGRVAQLDLVPDSLSVGHPSISADGTILYFVSDMPGGYGGNDIWMAKKSGSSWSEPQNLGRPINTPDDELFPFIKSNGDLYFASDRKEGMGGLDIYRAKREETGVWRVENMKYPINSTADDFALVFRSDEEKGMFTSSRKRGNDDIYGFKYVPLQFSLSGKVVNSETNEVVSKAEIHIVSSNGEQTDSRSNVEGQFNIDLDPELEYIVMVSAEGYLNGKELLSTVGIDLSRNFKSTIGLKPIEKPIELPNILYDFGSWELRDESKTALDVLVETLNDNPKITIELGSHTDYVGSESTNRDISQKRAQSVVDYLIEKGIYWDRLIAHGYGESKPLTANADKAKEYGFLTEGDVVSESFISKLREKEKEEANQLNRRTDFRVLSTDYEPGPNSKVKPGSDFSQIGSTLIKDLSEIKGVFYTIQIGAFNKNTIPPILQKYKVVFRGNVDSSTVRYTTGIFDDLEAARAEASKIGKTGINAFVIAYNKGKKITFAEAKKLKK
- a CDS encoding metallophosphoesterase, encoding MYQPIRNYKIIIFLAAINLWSLNASAQEKKEELGSGAFSSYDKVFNGNVKEINLDDYADGPHFFWLDSTIVKSWYINHEKEGNTIDIREKKIKVKGDSVLVKGQKGDSNRYWLRKGKYPVQSAEYSGVNKLLAIGDVHGEYDVLVELLQNSGVIDENLDWKWGDGHLVFIGDIFDRGDKVTESLYLIKKLQRQANENKGKLHLLLGNHEVMVLMNDSRYIAPKYKNMCQRLMMNYPRFFAENTELGKWLRSLNSVVKINDMLFVHGGLSPDLVDRGLSIEQINDDIRKSLNKDNEMTHEELMKAVYFPENPLWYRGYLMKSRSYSIINTEELNKVLSYYNTNRIFFGHTEVESIRFLHEGKVGAINVPMGYSEIKPQVLLVEEGRFYRCFIDGSKELIE